The proteins below come from a single Prolixibacter sp. NT017 genomic window:
- the ovoA gene encoding 5-histidylcysteine sulfoxide synthase, translated as MKTVTVNRKELFDTRTPILNTGTAEEMRQRILTYFHQTFDIDEHLFEVFADESAMYERADPLRHPLIFYFGHTAVFFINKLILSKIIDERINPKFESMFAVGVDEMSWDDLDMNHYNWPPVDEVRAYRKQVRNRVEQVIKELPLTMPIDWKSPFWVIMMGIEHARIHLETSSVLIRQLPLKYLQPVEGWNLCTENGDAPANSLLPVEGGTVKMGKDRRHPLYGWDNEYGQHQVELKPFKASKFLCSNGEFLEFIEAGGYREEKYWTEEGWAWKSYKEAEHPLFWRKDGNDWKLRLVYNEIDMPWSWPVEVNYLEAKAFCNWKSEVTGRSIRLATEEEWYRLHDLAQIPDQPYWDKAPGNINMERYQSPCPVDEFGFGDFYDVIGNVWQWTETPITGFGGFKVHPFYDDFSTPTFDLKHNLIKGGAWISTGNEATRDARYAFRRHFYQHAGFRYVESENPVVIQRDVYETDPEVVRYSHAQYGPGLHGFPNYHKAIAERCIKKMQGNTGRALDLGCKTGRSTWELARKFDEVTGLDFTARNIRLAIELQENGNMQYIFPEEGELVSYHQINLKDLDMEALTGKVAFYQADASNLKDLYTGYDLILVNDILDEMYNPARFLSQVHDRLNAGGLLVIASSYNWDEERTDKNNWLGGYREDGEPVWTRDALTQLLSEHFEPIGDDEHLQSVLPYSKRKYEVKDVEVSFWTKR; from the coding sequence ATGAAAACAGTAACGGTCAACCGAAAAGAACTTTTCGATACCCGGACACCTATCCTCAACACAGGAACTGCCGAAGAAATGCGGCAACGGATATTGACCTATTTTCACCAGACATTCGACATTGATGAACACCTTTTCGAGGTATTTGCTGATGAATCGGCCATGTACGAGCGGGCTGATCCACTGCGTCATCCGTTGATCTTCTATTTTGGTCACACGGCTGTATTTTTCATCAATAAGCTCATTCTTTCTAAAATTATCGACGAGCGCATCAACCCAAAATTCGAATCGATGTTTGCTGTTGGCGTCGATGAAATGTCGTGGGATGATTTGGATATGAACCATTACAACTGGCCTCCGGTTGACGAAGTTCGCGCTTACCGGAAGCAGGTTCGCAACCGCGTCGAACAAGTGATCAAAGAACTCCCACTCACGATGCCCATCGACTGGAAAAGTCCGTTTTGGGTCATCATGATGGGCATCGAGCACGCACGCATTCATCTGGAGACCTCATCGGTACTTATCCGTCAGCTTCCGCTGAAATACCTTCAACCAGTCGAAGGCTGGAACCTGTGCACCGAAAATGGTGATGCTCCGGCCAATTCACTGCTTCCGGTAGAAGGCGGAACGGTAAAAATGGGGAAAGATCGCCGGCATCCCTTGTACGGCTGGGATAACGAATACGGTCAGCACCAAGTCGAACTGAAACCGTTCAAAGCATCGAAGTTTCTCTGTTCAAACGGCGAGTTTCTCGAGTTCATAGAAGCAGGCGGCTACCGCGAAGAAAAATACTGGACCGAAGAAGGTTGGGCCTGGAAGAGTTACAAAGAAGCCGAACATCCTTTATTCTGGAGAAAAGACGGCAATGACTGGAAACTCCGGCTGGTATACAATGAAATCGACATGCCATGGTCCTGGCCGGTAGAGGTCAACTACCTTGAAGCGAAAGCCTTTTGCAACTGGAAATCGGAAGTAACCGGCCGTTCCATCCGATTGGCCACTGAAGAAGAGTGGTACCGTTTGCACGATTTGGCACAAATCCCCGACCAGCCATACTGGGACAAAGCGCCCGGCAACATCAACATGGAACGCTATCAAAGTCCCTGTCCCGTTGATGAGTTTGGATTCGGCGACTTCTACGATGTAATCGGCAACGTCTGGCAATGGACCGAAACGCCCATCACCGGTTTTGGCGGATTCAAAGTCCATCCTTTCTATGATGATTTTTCAACGCCAACGTTCGATCTAAAACACAATCTCATCAAAGGCGGCGCCTGGATTTCCACCGGGAACGAAGCCACCCGCGATGCACGATATGCCTTCCGCAGGCACTTCTATCAACATGCGGGTTTCCGTTATGTGGAATCGGAAAATCCGGTCGTCATTCAACGTGATGTCTACGAAACCGATCCGGAAGTCGTCCGTTACAGCCATGCCCAATACGGTCCGGGCTTGCATGGATTTCCGAACTACCATAAGGCCATTGCCGAAAGATGCATTAAAAAAATGCAGGGTAACACCGGACGGGCACTCGATTTGGGTTGCAAAACCGGGCGCTCGACCTGGGAATTGGCCCGCAAATTCGACGAAGTAACCGGTTTGGATTTCACGGCAAGGAATATCCGTCTGGCTATCGAACTTCAGGAAAACGGGAATATGCAGTATATCTTCCCGGAAGAAGGCGAGTTGGTTTCCTACCATCAAATCAATCTGAAGGATTTGGATATGGAAGCATTAACCGGGAAAGTTGCCTTTTACCAGGCCGATGCTTCGAACCTGAAAGACCTGTACACAGGTTACGATTTGATTTTAGTGAACGACATCCTGGACGAAATGTACAATCCAGCCAGGTTCCTGAGCCAGGTACACGACAGGCTGAATGCCGGAGGTCTGCTGGTCATTGCATCATCCTATAACTGGGACGAAGAGCGGACCGACAAAAACAACTGGCTGGGTGGCTACCGCGAAGACGGCGAACCGGTTTGGACCCGCGATGCCTTAACGCAGCTACTCTCTGAACATTTCGAACCAATCGGTGATGACGAACATCTTCAGTCGGTATTGCCTTATTCCAAACGGAAATACGAAGTGAAAGATGTGGAAGTTTCCTTCTGGACGAAACGTTAA